One Oscillospiraceae bacterium genomic region harbors:
- a CDS encoding M23/M56 family metallopeptidase, with protein sequence MRSTVLSFLLLSLWGSAAALAAWVVCRLLRRAHAPSRFLCWLWLAVGLRFVLPFGIPLALPRPQNTQLAEAADTVQALTQPELTAPDLPAMVPAAPAAPAPWYTTLTVWHLLAAVWAVGVALLAVRAVWGYLRLSRQVALACKTPDGCFSGPCVPTPFTLGLLRPRIYLPAGLVGPARDAVILHERTHIRRGDPLTKPLFYAVACLHWFNPLAWLAFREFERDMEAACDEAAVRGQSSAACSAYCESILRFAMQGRGVPGSLAFGQGSAKTRIVHLLHYRRLGAGAMVVCAVVIAASMTACMVRPTLENAPAATPETAEAAEPEATPTPAPTQAPTAVVNTAQLPLLEDPDNSPLFIDPVPDYKYISRFMGNGHRGDDLCAAPGTDVLAAADGVVVQAAEHYSWGNFVVIDHGTNSEGYSWRTLYAHLQSYTVEVGQHVIQGQIIGYVGSTGRTTGNQCHFEVYVDNTLTSPRWFTAYHGEGDSAEPTDEERQELIDRCVDAKLYDAMHTMDEALGGQGAQAVVFSLPLDLSDDVRMSSTFAQNCTGVDLAAPEGTTVLAAADGTVTEYDYNEDDGYYLVLYHGMDDGASWQTRYSHLGSVKVQVGQQVVQGQEIAACGSTGASTGPHLHWEVLKNSEPVDPQTVCELLSTL encoded by the coding sequence ATGCGCAGCACTGTGCTTTCGTTTTTGCTGCTCAGCCTGTGGGGCAGCGCGGCGGCGCTGGCGGCCTGGGTCGTCTGCCGCCTGTTGCGCCGTGCCCATGCGCCCAGCCGGTTTTTGTGCTGGCTGTGGCTGGCCGTGGGACTGCGGTTCGTGCTGCCCTTTGGCATCCCGCTTGCCCTGCCCCGCCCGCAAAACACCCAACTGGCCGAGGCCGCCGACACTGTGCAGGCCCTGACCCAGCCGGAGCTTACCGCCCCGGACCTGCCTGCCATGGTTCCCGCCGCCCCCGCCGCGCCTGCGCCCTGGTACACCACACTGACCGTGTGGCATCTGCTGGCGGCGGTATGGGCTGTGGGCGTGGCACTGCTGGCCGTGCGTGCCGTGTGGGGCTACCTGCGCCTGTCCCGCCAGGTGGCGCTGGCCTGCAAAACGCCGGATGGCTGCTTCAGCGGCCCCTGTGTGCCCACGCCCTTTACCCTGGGCCTGCTGCGGCCCCGCATCTACCTGCCCGCCGGGCTGGTCGGCCCCGCCCGGGACGCCGTTATCTTGCACGAGCGCACCCACATCCGCCGGGGCGACCCGCTGACCAAGCCGCTGTTTTACGCCGTGGCCTGCCTGCACTGGTTCAACCCGCTGGCGTGGCTGGCCTTCCGCGAGTTTGAGCGCGACATGGAGGCCGCCTGCGACGAAGCTGCCGTGCGAGGCCAATCTTCCGCCGCCTGCAGCGCCTACTGCGAGAGCATTCTGCGGTTTGCCATGCAGGGGCGCGGCGTGCCCGGCAGCCTGGCCTTTGGTCAGGGCAGCGCTAAGACCCGCATCGTGCATCTGCTGCATTACCGCCGCCTGGGGGCCGGGGCCATGGTGGTCTGCGCCGTGGTCATCGCTGCCAGCATGACGGCCTGCATGGTGCGCCCTACTTTGGAAAACGCCCCCGCCGCCACGCCGGAGACCGCCGAAGCCGCTGAGCCGGAGGCCACGCCTACCCCCGCACCGACGCAGGCACCCACCGCTGTGGTCAACACCGCCCAGCTGCCGCTGCTGGAGGACCCCGACAACAGCCCGCTGTTTATCGATCCTGTACCGGATTACAAGTACATTTCCCGCTTTATGGGCAACGGCCACCGCGGTGACGATCTGTGTGCCGCCCCCGGCACCGATGTGCTGGCCGCGGCCGATGGCGTTGTCGTCCAGGCCGCCGAGCATTACAGCTGGGGCAATTTTGTGGTCATCGACCACGGCACGAACAGCGAGGGTTACAGCTGGCGCACCCTGTACGCCCACCTGCAGAGCTATACTGTGGAAGTCGGACAGCATGTTATCCAGGGGCAGATCATCGGCTACGTAGGCAGCACCGGCCGAACCACCGGCAACCAGTGTCATTTTGAAGTATATGTGGATAACACCCTGACCTCTCCGCGCTGGTTTACCGCCTATCACGGGGAGGGCGACAGCGCCGAGCCGACCGACGAGGAGCGGCAGGAACTCATTGACCGATGCGTCGACGCCAAGCTATACGATGCCATGCACACGATGGATGAAGCACTGGGCGGCCAGGGGGCGCAGGCCGTTGTCTTTTCGCTGCCGCTCGACCTTTCTGACGATGTGCGGATGAGCAGCACTTTCGCCCAAAACTGCACCGGCGTAGACCTGGCGGCCCCGGAGGGCACCACCGTACTGGCCGCCGCCGACGGCACCGTGACCGAGTACGACTATAATGAGGACGACGGCTACTATCTGGTGCTGTACCACGGCATGGACGACGGTGCCTCGTGGCAGACGCGATACAGCCACCTGGGCAGCGTGAAGGTGCAGGTCGGGCAGCAGGTCGTGCAAGGCCAGGAGATCGCCGCCTGCGGCAGCACCGGGGCCAGCACCGGCCCCCACCTGCATTGGGAAGTGCTGAAAAACAGCGAACCCGTAGACCCGCAGACGGTTTGTGAACTCCTGTCTACCCTATAA
- a CDS encoding BlaI/MecI/CopY family transcriptional regulator yields the protein MNHLAEAEYRFACLVWDTEPLPSGQLVKLSAAELGWKKSTTYTVLKKLCERGILQNEGGTVTSLVKKEEVQCAESAAVVDKTFDGSLPRFVAAFLNSKPISAAEAAEIRALLDAAQSKEG from the coding sequence ATGAACCATTTAGCCGAAGCTGAATACCGGTTTGCCTGCCTGGTGTGGGACACCGAGCCCCTGCCCAGCGGCCAGCTGGTCAAACTTTCCGCCGCCGAGCTGGGTTGGAAAAAAAGCACCACCTATACCGTGCTGAAAAAGCTGTGCGAGCGCGGCATTCTGCAAAACGAGGGCGGCACTGTGACCAGCCTGGTAAAAAAGGAGGAAGTGCAGTGCGCCGAGAGCGCCGCCGTGGTGGACAAGACCTTTGACGGCAGCCTGCCGCGCTTCGTGGCCGCATTTTTGAACTCGAAGCCCATCAGCGCCGCCGAAGCGGCCGAGATCCGCGCCCTGTTGGACGCGGCCCAATCGAAAGAGGGGTGA